DNA from Variovorax sp. V213:
TCGAGGCGCAATTGCTCGCTCAGCCCGAAGTGCGCGAGGCCGTCGTCGTCGCGAGCCAGGGCGCGGGCGGCGCGCGGCTCGTGGCCTATGTCTCGGCGCAGGCCGGGCAGGTCGTCGACACCGCGCGCTTGCGCGAACGGCTCGGCCAGGCGCTGCCCGACTACATGGTGCCCGGCCTCATCGTGGTGCTGGAGGCCTTGCCGCTCAATCCCAACGGCAAGGTCGACCGCAAGGCATTGCCCGAGCCCGAGCGCGGGAGCGCCCAGGCCTACGAGGCGCCGCAGGGTGCCATGGAAGAAGCGCTCGCCGCGATCTGGGCCGAGGTGCTCGGTGTGGCGCGCGTGGGCCGCCACGACAACTTCTTCGAGCTCGGCGGGCATTCGCTCATGTCCGTGCAGGTGGTCGCCCGGGCGCAGGGCGCGATGCATGCGGACCTGACCGTCGCCGACATTTTCAGGCAGCCCGTCCTCATGGACATGGCCCGACTCATTGCAGACGCCAGCGAAAGGAAACCCGTGGCCCAGTCTCTCTCCGACATCGACGCCTTCATGGACAGCCTGGAGATCGCCTGATGGACATCGCGGCCACCCATGACCAGATCGGCAAGCGCTTCTCGCGCTTGAACCCGGCGCAGCGCCGGGCGGTGTACCAGAAGATCCGCGCCGAGGGGCTGACCATCGGGCAGTTTCCGATCCTGGCGCGCGACGAGGCGGCGCGCGCCGCCTGCGCGCCCTCGTATGCCCAGATGCGCCAGTGGTTCCTCTGGCAACTGGAGCCAGGCAGCTCGGCTTATCACATCTCGGGTGCGCTGCGGCTTCAGGGCGCGCTGAACCGCGATGCGCTGCAGGCGAGTTTCGACGCATTGGTCGAACGCCATGAATCGCTGCGCACGGTGTTCCGCGCGAATGCCGAAGGCCTGGTCGAGCAGGTGGTGCAGCAGCGCGTGGGGCTGGACATTCCGCTGATCGACCTTGGTGCGCTCGCGGATGGCGAGCGCGATGCGCGAGCGCAGGAAGAAGCCCGGCGCATTGCCGAAACACCTTTCGACCTGACGGCCGATCCATTGCTGCGGGTCGCGCTCATCCGCCTGGATGAACAGACGCACCTGCTCGTCGTCGTGATGCATCACATCGTGTCCGATGGCTGGTCACTGAAAATTCTCGTGGACGAGTTCGTGGCGCACTACCGCGCGCGGGCCAATGGGCAGCCGTCGCGACTGCCGCCCTTGCCGATCCAGTACGCCGACTACGCCGTCTGGCAGCGGCACTGGCTGGAGGCCGGCGAGAAAGAGCGGCAACTCGACTACTGGAAAACGCATCTCGGCGCCGAGCACCCGGTGCTGCAATTGCCGACGGACCACCCGCGCCGCACGGACGGCCGGTATCGCGCCGCCCGCCATGACGTCGCTCTGCCGCAGAAGGTGGCGGATGCACTGCACAAGCGCGCGCAGGCCCAGGGCGCGACGCTCTTCATGGTGCTGCTCACGGGGCTGCAGGTGCTGCTGCACCGCTACACCGCGCAACAGGACATCCGCGTCGGCGTGCCGGTGGCCAACCGCCATCGCGTGGAGGCCGAAAAGGTCATCGGATTCTTCGTCAACACGCAGGTCCTGCGCAATGTGTTGACCAGCCGCACGACGTTGCTGCAGGCGCTGGAAGCCACGCGCGATGCCGCACTGGGTGCGCAGTCGCACCAGGACTTGCCTTTCGAACAACTGGTGGAGGCCCTCCAGCCCGAGCGCAGCCTGGGCACCGCCCCGTTGTTCCAGGTGATGTTCAACCACCAGCGGCGCGACCTGCGCGCGCTGGAGAACCTGCCCGGCCTGACCTTGCAGGATCATGAGCTGGGCGGCCAGGCCGCTCAGTTCGAACTCACGCTGAGCGTTCTCGAAGACGCGCAGGGCCATGCGCAGGCCAGCTTCCACTATGCGCAGGAGCTGTTCGACGCGGGGACCATCGCGCAGATGGCGGGGCACTACCTGGCGGTGCTCGGTGCACTGGCCGAGAGCCCCGCTCAGGCGGTCGGCGACGTCGACCTGCTCGCACCCGCCGAGAAGGAACGGCTCGCGCAGTGGGGCGTCAATGCACCGGCCGGCCAGGGCAGCGAGCCCGCGCATCGCCTGATGGAACGGCAGGCCCGCGAGCGCCCCGAAGCCACGGCCCTGCTGTTCGGCGACGAGGGGCTGAGCTACGGCGAACTCGACCGCCGCGCCAACCGCCTGGCCCATCGGCTGGTCGCGCTCGGCGTGAGCCCGGACACGCGCGTCGGCATTGCGGTGGAGCGGTCCTTCGACGTGGTGATCAGCCTGCTCGGCATCCTGAAGGCCGGTGGCGCCTACGTGCCGCTGGACCCGGAGTATCCCGCGGACAGGCTGGCCTACATGGTTGCGGACAGCGGCATCGACCTGCTCGTGACGCAAAGCCATGTGAAGGCGCGCATTCCCTGCGGCGAGCATGTGCGCGTTCTGCAGCTCGACACGCTCGACCTGTCCGCCGAGCCGGTGCATTCGCCCGGCATCCCGGTGCATGCGGGCAACCTGGCCTACATCATCTACACCTCGGGCTCGACAGGCATGCCCAAGGGCGTGATGGTGTCGCACGGACCCTTTGCCGCGCATTGCGTGGAAACGGCCGTGCTGTACGAGATGGGGCCGCAGTCCTGCGAGCTGCACTTTCTCTCGTTCTCCTTCGACGGTGCGCACGAGCGCCTCTTCACGGCCCTGTGCTGCGGCGCCTCGCTGCTGCTGCGCGATGCATCACTGTGGACCGCCGAGCAGACGCTGGACGCGATGCAGCGCCACGGGGTGACCAATGCCGGCTTTCCCCCGGCCTACCTGCGGCAGCTCGCAGACTGGGCACGCGACACCGGTCGTTGCCCGCCGGTGCAGCTGTATTCCTTCGGCGGCGAGGCGATGTCGCGCGAAGGCTTCGACGCGGTGCGCCGGCACTTGAAGCCCGAGCTTCTGATCAACGGCTACGGCCCCACCGAAGCGGTGGTGACGCCGATGCTGTGGAAGGTCGATGGGGCGGCGAGTTTCGAAGAAGGCTACGCACCCATCGGACAACCCGTGGGCGACCGCAGTGCGCGCGTGCTCGATGCCGACCTCAACCTCGTGCCGCGCAACGTCGCGGGCGAGCTGTACCTCGGCGGCGCGGGCCTGGCGCGCGGCTACCTGCATCGCGCCGCGCTCACGGCCGAGCGTTTCGTGGCGGATCCCTTCGGCGCGGACGGCGGGCGGCTGTATCGGACGGGCGACTGGGTGCGCTGGCGCGACGACGGCCAGCTCGAATACCTGGGCCGCATCGACCACCAGGTGAAGGTCCGTGGTTTCCGCATCGAGCTGGGCGAGATCGAGGCGCAGCTGCTGGCCCAGCCCGAAGTGCGCGAAGCCGTGGTGATTGCGCGCCATGGGCCGACCGGCGCGCGGCTCGCAGCCTATGTGTCGCTGAAGGCGGGGCAATCCGTCGACGTGGCGGCACTGAAGGATCGGCTCGCGCGGGCGTTGCCCGACTACATGGTGCCCTCGGCCATCGTGGTGCTCGGCGCGCTGCCGCTGAGTCCGAGCGGCAAGGTCGACCGGCAGGCCCTGCCGGAGCCCGAACTCCTGCAGGACGAGAAGGCGTACGAAGCGCCGCAGGGCGAGGCCGAACAGGCCATCGCGAAGGTCTGGACCGGCGTGCTCGGCCTCGCGCGCGTGGGCCGGAACGACAACTTCTTCGAGCTGGGCGGCGATTCCATCCTGAGCCTGCAGATCGTGGCGCGGCTGCGCCTCGCGGGCTGGAAGGTGAGCCCCAGGCAGATCTTCGAACGCCAGACCGTGGCCCAGCTTGCGGGCGCGGCCGAACCGGTGGGCGATGCGAAGCGCACGGCTGCCGGCGATGCAGAGGGCGAGGCGCCGCTGCTGCCGTTCCAGCATGCGTTCTTCGAAATGCAGATGCCGGTGCGCAACCACTGGAACCAGGCAGTGCTGCTGAAATGCCGCGAGCCCTTGCAGCTGCCGGCCTTCGGGCAGGCATTGCGCGCAGTGGTGCAGCACCATGACAGCCTGGGCCTGCGCTACGACCAGGACGCCGAAGGCGCATGGCACCAGCACTACACTGCGATGCCGGAAAGCGAACTCGCCGAACTGCTGTGGGTGCGCAAGGCCCGCGACGCGGCGCAACTCGAAGCGCTCTGCGACGAAGCGCAGCGCAGCCTCGATCTCGCGCGCGGACCGCTGCTGCGCGCGCTCGCTGTCGAACTGCCGGGCGGCGAATCGCGGCTGCTGGTGGCCATTCACCACATGGTGGTCGATGGCGTGTCCTGGCGCATCCTGCTGGAAGATCTGCAGGACGCCTACCGCCAGCGCCTCGCGGGCCAGGCCATCGTGCTGCCGGCCAAGAGCAGCAGCTACAAGGACTGGACCACCGCGCTGCAGGGCTACGCTCAGAGCCATGCCGACGGGGTCGGCCATTGGCAGGCCTTGGCGGACGTTCCCGCCAGCCTGCCGTGCGCCCGCCCCGAGGGATCGAACACCGTCGCCGATCAGCAGACCGTCGAACTCCGGCTGGACAGGGCGACGACACAGGCGCTGCTGAAGGACGCACCCGCGGCCTATCGCACGCAGGCCAACGACTTGCTGTTGACCGCGCTGGGCCGTGCACTGTGCGCATGGGCGGGCCACGCCAAGGTGCTGGTCGATCTGGAGGGGCATGGCCGCGAAGACCTGTTCGACCACATCGACCTGTCGCGTACCGTGGGCTGGTTCACCACGTTGTTCCCGGTTGCGCTCGATCCACTGGACGAACCGGGCGAAGCCATCAAGCGGGTGAAGGAAAGCCTGCGCCGCATTCCCGACAAGGGGCTGGGGCACGGCGTGCTCAGGTACCTCGGTAGCGCCGCGCACCAACAGGCGCTGCGCGCGTTGCCCCGTGCACAGGTGGTCTTCAACTACCTCGGCCAGTTCGACGCCGGTTTCGACGAGCGCGCGCAATGGGTGCTGGCCCAGGAACCGAGCGGCGCGCCGGTGGATGCCGGCGCACCGCTGACGCACGAGTTCGCGGTCAACGGCCAGGTCCACGAAGGCGTGCTGGCACTGCGCGTGAGCTACAGCCAGGCGCGCCACGACCGCAGCGCCGTGGAAGGCTGGGTGCAGCGCTTCCAGCGGGAGCTCGAGGCGCTGGTGGCGCATTGCACCAGCGGCGCAGAGGGCGTGACGCCGTCGGACTTTCCGCTGGCGCGCATCGGCCCGCAGCAGCTCGATGCCTTGCCGGTTCCGGCAGCGAACCTCGCGGACCTGTACCCGCTTTCGCCGATGCAGGCCGGCATGCTGTTCCACAGCCTGTATGCGCCCGGCGGCAGCGCCTACGTGAACCAGCTGCGCGTCGACATCGACGGGCTCGACGTCGCGCGCTTCAAGGCCGCATGGCGCGCGCTGCTGGAGCGCCACGAGGTGCTGCGCACCGGCTTTCTCGTGGGTGAGCCTGCCTTGCAATGGGTGGCCCGGCAGATCGAGTTGCCGATGGCCGAGCACGACTGGCGAGACCGTGCCGACGTGGCTCATGCGCTCGACGACCTGGCGCAGGCACAGCTCGCGCAGGGATTCGACCTTGCGCAGCCACCGTTGATGCGGCTCGTGCTGGTGCACGCGCAGGGCGGCAAGCATCAATTCATCTGGACCATGCACCACCTGCTGCTGGACGGCTGGAGCACCTCGCAGCTGATGGGCGAGATGCTGCGGCACTATGCCGGCGAAGCCCTCGCATCCCAGGGCGGGCGCTACGCGGACTACATCGCGTGGCTGCAGCAGCGCGACGGCGAGGCCGACGAGCGCTACTGGCGCGAACAGCTGGGCCGCATCGAAGGCCCTACGTGGCTCGCCAACGCCCTGCCCAAGCCGCGCGATGCGCAGGCGGGTCATGGCATGCAGCGCTGCGAGATCGGAGCGCAGCGCACGTGCGCGCTGATGGAAGCGGCGAAGCGCGAACGCGTGACCCTCAACACACTGGTGCAGGCCGCATGGGCCTTGCTGCTCGCGCGCCACACGGGGCAGCGCACGGTGAGCTTCGGCGCCACCGTGGCGGGCAGGCCCGTGGAGCTGCCCGGTGCCCAGCAGATGCTGGGCCTTTTCATCAATACGCTGCCGGTGATCGCCACGCTGCAGCCGGCACAGCGCGTGGGCGATTGGCTGCGCGCGCTGCAGGCCCGGAACCTCGGTGCGCAGGCGCATGAGCACACGCCTCTCTACGAGATCCAGCGCTGGGCGGGGCAGGGCGGCCAAGACCTGTTCGACAGCATCGTGGTGTTCGAGAACTATCCGCTGGACCAGGCGCTGACGCAGGGCGCGCCGGATCGGCTGCGCTTCGGCGAGGTATGGAATCGCGAAGAGACGAACTACCCGATGACCCTCTCGGTGAACCAGGGCGAGACACTGGTGCTGAGCTACAGCCATGCGCGCAGCCAGTTCGATGAGGCGATGGTTCGGACGCTGGCGCGCCGGATGGAAGCGCTGCTCGAAGCGCTTGCGCACGCCGCACCGGGTGCACGGGTGGGCGACATCGGGCTGCAGGACGAGGACGATTCACCGCAACCCGAGCCAGTGAAAGAGCTGCACTCCGGCGACACCGAACTGCCCGTGCATCGCTGGTTCGAACGGCAGGCCGCATTGCATGCGAATGCAACGGCGGTGGTCTTCGGCAATGAAAGCCTGAGCTACGCCGAACTCGACGCACGCGCCAACCGGCTCGCGCACCGGCTGATCGGCCTTGGCGTGGGGCCGGAGGTGAAGGTGGGCATCGCGGTGGAGCGCTCCATCGAGATGGTGGTGGGCCTGCTCGGCATCCTGAAAGC
Protein-coding regions in this window:
- a CDS encoding amino acid adenylation domain-containing protein, which produces MDIAATHDQIGKRFSRLNPAQRRAVYQKIRAEGLTIGQFPILARDEAARAACAPSYAQMRQWFLWQLEPGSSAYHISGALRLQGALNRDALQASFDALVERHESLRTVFRANAEGLVEQVVQQRVGLDIPLIDLGALADGERDARAQEEARRIAETPFDLTADPLLRVALIRLDEQTHLLVVVMHHIVSDGWSLKILVDEFVAHYRARANGQPSRLPPLPIQYADYAVWQRHWLEAGEKERQLDYWKTHLGAEHPVLQLPTDHPRRTDGRYRAARHDVALPQKVADALHKRAQAQGATLFMVLLTGLQVLLHRYTAQQDIRVGVPVANRHRVEAEKVIGFFVNTQVLRNVLTSRTTLLQALEATRDAALGAQSHQDLPFEQLVEALQPERSLGTAPLFQVMFNHQRRDLRALENLPGLTLQDHELGGQAAQFELTLSVLEDAQGHAQASFHYAQELFDAGTIAQMAGHYLAVLGALAESPAQAVGDVDLLAPAEKERLAQWGVNAPAGQGSEPAHRLMERQARERPEATALLFGDEGLSYGELDRRANRLAHRLVALGVSPDTRVGIAVERSFDVVISLLGILKAGGAYVPLDPEYPADRLAYMVADSGIDLLVTQSHVKARIPCGEHVRVLQLDTLDLSAEPVHSPGIPVHAGNLAYIIYTSGSTGMPKGVMVSHGPFAAHCVETAVLYEMGPQSCELHFLSFSFDGAHERLFTALCCGASLLLRDASLWTAEQTLDAMQRHGVTNAGFPPAYLRQLADWARDTGRCPPVQLYSFGGEAMSREGFDAVRRHLKPELLINGYGPTEAVVTPMLWKVDGAASFEEGYAPIGQPVGDRSARVLDADLNLVPRNVAGELYLGGAGLARGYLHRAALTAERFVADPFGADGGRLYRTGDWVRWRDDGQLEYLGRIDHQVKVRGFRIELGEIEAQLLAQPEVREAVVIARHGPTGARLAAYVSLKAGQSVDVAALKDRLARALPDYMVPSAIVVLGALPLSPSGKVDRQALPEPELLQDEKAYEAPQGEAEQAIAKVWTGVLGLARVGRNDNFFELGGDSILSLQIVARLRLAGWKVSPRQIFERQTVAQLAGAAEPVGDAKRTAAGDAEGEAPLLPFQHAFFEMQMPVRNHWNQAVLLKCREPLQLPAFGQALRAVVQHHDSLGLRYDQDAEGAWHQHYTAMPESELAELLWVRKARDAAQLEALCDEAQRSLDLARGPLLRALAVELPGGESRLLVAIHHMVVDGVSWRILLEDLQDAYRQRLAGQAIVLPAKSSSYKDWTTALQGYAQSHADGVGHWQALADVPASLPCARPEGSNTVADQQTVELRLDRATTQALLKDAPAAYRTQANDLLLTALGRALCAWAGHAKVLVDLEGHGREDLFDHIDLSRTVGWFTTLFPVALDPLDEPGEAIKRVKESLRRIPDKGLGHGVLRYLGSAAHQQALRALPRAQVVFNYLGQFDAGFDERAQWVLAQEPSGAPVDAGAPLTHEFAVNGQVHEGVLALRVSYSQARHDRSAVEGWVQRFQRELEALVAHCTSGAEGVTPSDFPLARIGPQQLDALPVPAANLADLYPLSPMQAGMLFHSLYAPGGSAYVNQLRVDIDGLDVARFKAAWRALLERHEVLRTGFLVGEPALQWVARQIELPMAEHDWRDRADVAHALDDLAQAQLAQGFDLAQPPLMRLVLVHAQGGKHQFIWTMHHLLLDGWSTSQLMGEMLRHYAGEALASQGGRYADYIAWLQQRDGEADERYWREQLGRIEGPTWLANALPKPRDAQAGHGMQRCEIGAQRTCALMEAAKRERVTLNTLVQAAWALLLARHTGQRTVSFGATVAGRPVELPGAQQMLGLFINTLPVIATLQPAQRVGDWLRALQARNLGAQAHEHTPLYEIQRWAGQGGQDLFDSIVVFENYPLDQALTQGAPDRLRFGEVWNREETNYPMTLSVNQGETLVLSYSHARSQFDEAMVRTLARRMEALLEALAHAAPGARVGDIGLQDEDDSPQPEPVKELHSGDTELPVHRWFERQAALHANATAVVFGNESLSYAELDARANRLAHRLIGLGVGPEVKVGIAVERSIEMVVGLLGILKAGGAYVPLDPEYPADRLAYMIADSGIRLLLTQSHVTPKLPLQDDVRVLALDTADLSAEPSHAPEVAVYGDHLVYVIYTSGSTGRPKGTQLTHRNVTRLLESTQPWFGFGAQDVWTNFHSYAFDFSVWEIFGALCTGGKLVVVPFWVSRSPDDFVALLREQRVTVLNQTPSAFRQLIHSAALAAGDRLPLRCVIFGGEALEPESLRPWIDRFGDQQPQLVNMYGITETTVHVTYRPIVRADLDEQSSPVGACIPDLGLWVLDSDLNPLPVGVAGELHVSGAGLARGYLSRAGLSAERFVAAPFGAAGGRLYRTGDLVRWRGDGQLDYLGRIDHQVKIRGFRIELGEIEAQLLAQPEVREAVVLAKEGAGGTRLVAYVSARAGQTVDAAVLRERLLQKLPDYMVPAALMVLDAVPLNSNGKVDRKALPDPELAGGSAYAPPMGEVERALAAIWAEVLEAERVGRNDNFFELGGHSLSLLAVQTKVQKQFAVRLPLKRYFENPTLAAMAGAVQEEVGTAAAGGSEDLAQMAALLDLLED